Proteins from a single region of Chloroherpeton thalassium ATCC 35110:
- a CDS encoding sigma-54-dependent transcriptional regulator, protein MKRTLYIVDDDPSFRLLLNKVLSKDYQVQLFPDAKTCLKQIETEPPALVISDYAMPETNGLELTMLIKERFPEVPIIVMTAYGSVEAAVEVLKQGAFHYLEKNTAGSVSTANFNVLKELIHRAIRSVELHEETARYKTEVEKLQQEVTQLRPVELIGNSSAMKSLRAMLEQISGIDSTVLIRGETGTGKNLAASIIHKLSRRQSAGKFIEINCAALPETLLEAELFGHEQGAFTDAKSTKKGLFEIADGGTIFLDEIDSASMAVQSKLLSVLETKAFRRVGGTKPITADVRLICATNASLEEKVTAGKFREDLFYRINVISFLMPPLRELGEDVILLAERFVQRFSQEMNKPLPGLTETAKAVLRRHLWKGNVRELRNVIERAVIFAPASQLITADQITLTAIQTDTKQEIKENLFCIETGKSLEEVKLAYIKTVLTTCSKNYTEAARILGISPKSLWEIRKRHGLETSP, encoded by the coding sequence ATGAAACGGACGTTATACATTGTTGACGATGACCCAAGTTTCAGATTACTTCTGAACAAAGTCCTTTCTAAAGACTATCAGGTACAACTTTTCCCTGACGCGAAAACTTGCCTCAAACAAATCGAAACCGAGCCGCCAGCGCTGGTCATTTCTGATTATGCGATGCCGGAAACCAACGGGCTCGAACTCACCATGCTCATCAAAGAGCGATTTCCTGAAGTTCCCATTATTGTGATGACCGCCTACGGCTCTGTGGAAGCGGCTGTGGAAGTGCTCAAACAAGGCGCGTTTCACTATTTGGAAAAGAATACGGCGGGTTCAGTTTCAACCGCAAATTTTAACGTTCTAAAAGAGCTGATTCACCGCGCAATTCGCAGCGTCGAACTGCATGAAGAAACGGCTCGCTACAAAACCGAAGTCGAAAAGCTGCAACAAGAAGTCACGCAGCTTCGCCCCGTTGAACTCATTGGAAATAGCTCCGCAATGAAAAGCTTGCGCGCCATGCTGGAACAAATTTCCGGCATCGACTCCACGGTTCTCATTCGCGGCGAAACCGGCACCGGTAAAAACTTGGCTGCCTCTATTATTCATAAGCTATCGCGCCGTCAATCTGCTGGAAAATTTATTGAAATTAATTGCGCCGCGCTACCGGAAACGCTGCTCGAAGCCGAGCTTTTTGGTCATGAACAAGGCGCTTTCACCGACGCAAAATCCACCAAAAAAGGTCTTTTTGAAATTGCCGATGGCGGAACAATTTTTCTTGATGAAATTGACTCTGCCTCGATGGCTGTTCAGTCAAAATTGCTTTCGGTGCTTGAAACCAAAGCGTTTCGGCGAGTGGGCGGCACAAAACCCATCACAGCCGATGTTCGCTTGATTTGCGCCACCAACGCGTCGTTGGAAGAAAAGGTTACCGCAGGAAAATTTCGTGAGGATTTATTTTATCGCATCAATGTGATTTCGTTTCTCATGCCGCCGCTTCGCGAGCTTGGCGAAGATGTGATTTTGCTTGCCGAACGCTTCGTGCAACGATTTTCCCAGGAAATGAACAAGCCACTTCCGGGCTTAACAGAAACCGCCAAAGCCGTTTTGCGTCGTCATCTTTGGAAAGGAAATGTTCGTGAACTCCGTAACGTGATTGAGCGCGCAGTGATTTTTGCACCCGCAAGCCAACTCATCACTGCCGACCAAATTACGCTGACCGCCATCCAAACCGACACCAAGCAAGAAATCAAGGAAAATCTTTTTTGCATCGAAACGGGCAAAAGCCTTGAAGAGGTCAAGCTGGCTTATATCAAAACCGTGCTGACAACCTGCTCAAAAAACTACACCGAGGCCGCTCGAATTTTGGGCATTTCGCCCAAATCGCTTTGGGAAATTCGAAAACGACATGGCCTTGAAACCTCGCCTTAA
- the coaBC gene encoding bifunctional phosphopantothenoylcysteine decarboxylase/phosphopantothenate--cysteine ligase CoaBC, translating into MKLLGKKILLGVSGGIAAYKIPNLVRLLKKNGAEVQVLMTASAAEFASPLALATVSENKVLTEIFPDSAHEAKAEWTCHISLGEWADLFVIAPATANTIGKLASGLCDDMLSAAFLTLRPAKPRLIFPSMDGEMYFAKAVQRNLAQLKADGCEVIEPETGSLASGLTGMGRMPDPETIFDRIVKTYDSNEDAELCRAFDGKNVVVTAGATREKIDDVRFISNYSSGKMGFALAASAAKLGAKVTLITGKTALQTPQGVQRIDVESAREMLVAAEAFFTACDMFIAAAAVADYRPASPHEGKIKKSENVFEIQLVKNPDILQLFGTQKSSKQVAIGFALEAQNPMENAKEKLAKKNLDLIVLNSASEPGAGFEVDTNVVTLIGKDGTLEKLPLMSKLEVAKVILKKSSFFFGKDMLLS; encoded by the coding sequence ATGAAACTGCTTGGAAAAAAAATCTTGCTCGGTGTGTCGGGAGGCATTGCCGCTTATAAAATTCCGAATTTAGTTCGGTTGTTGAAAAAGAATGGGGCGGAAGTTCAGGTGCTGATGACGGCATCCGCTGCTGAGTTTGCCAGTCCGCTGGCGCTTGCGACGGTTTCGGAAAATAAAGTGCTGACGGAAATTTTCCCCGATTCGGCGCACGAAGCCAAAGCAGAATGGACTTGCCATATTTCGCTCGGTGAGTGGGCAGATCTGTTTGTCATTGCGCCCGCCACGGCCAACACGATTGGCAAACTGGCTTCGGGACTTTGTGACGACATGCTTTCGGCGGCTTTCCTTACGCTTCGTCCGGCAAAACCGCGACTCATTTTCCCCTCGATGGACGGCGAAATGTATTTTGCCAAAGCCGTGCAGCGCAATTTAGCTCAGCTCAAAGCCGACGGCTGTGAGGTTATAGAGCCGGAAACGGGTTCGCTGGCTTCTGGCCTAACGGGCATGGGTAGAATGCCCGACCCTGAAACCATTTTTGATCGCATTGTGAAAACGTATGATTCGAATGAAGATGCTGAATTGTGCCGCGCTTTTGATGGAAAAAATGTGGTGGTGACAGCCGGCGCGACACGCGAAAAAATCGACGACGTGCGATTTATTTCGAATTATTCCTCCGGCAAAATGGGTTTTGCATTGGCCGCGTCGGCGGCAAAACTTGGCGCAAAGGTGACGCTGATCACTGGCAAAACCGCGCTGCAAACGCCGCAAGGGGTTCAGCGAATCGATGTAGAAAGCGCGCGTGAAATGCTCGTTGCAGCAGAAGCGTTTTTTACCGCATGCGACATGTTCATTGCCGCCGCTGCCGTTGCCGACTATCGACCGGCCAGCCCGCACGAAGGCAAAATCAAAAAGTCAGAAAACGTTTTTGAAATTCAATTGGTCAAAAATCCAGATATTCTTCAACTTTTTGGCACACAAAAAAGCTCGAAGCAAGTGGCCATTGGCTTTGCGCTGGAAGCACAAAATCCGATGGAAAATGCCAAGGAAAAATTGGCCAAAAAGAATCTGGATTTAATTGTTCTCAATTCGGCCAGCGAGCCAGGCGCGGGTTTCGAAGTCGATACCAACGTGGTAACTTTAATCGGAAAAGACGGTACTTTAGAAAAATTGCCGTTAATGAGTAAGCTGGAAGTCGCGAAGGTGATTCTGAAAAAATCAAGTTTTTTCTTCGGAAAAGATATGTTATTAAGCTAA
- a CDS encoding SusE domain-containing protein — translation MKKSFFLTLLLLLFATACSDDDSDNDIAETLYLESPTNNEVITLDSLAGDSLHFEWSTQSDISGDVIYTVILDKSSNITTADEDDGSVLRYDVYNETELALSYNFLDSLPHFQTIINDTLKVDSLYYTVFVRNSSSELRSAEIFKFTLQLKSN, via the coding sequence ATGAAAAAATCGTTTTTTCTTACCCTTTTGCTCTTGCTTTTTGCCACCGCTTGCAGCGATGACGATTCGGATAACGACATTGCCGAGACCCTTTACTTGGAGTCTCCGACCAACAATGAAGTTATCACATTAGATTCACTTGCCGGCGACAGCCTCCACTTCGAATGGTCTACTCAGAGCGACATTTCCGGTGATGTGATTTACACGGTTATCTTGGACAAAAGTAGCAACATCACAACGGCAGATGAGGACGACGGCAGCGTGCTTCGCTACGATGTTTATAACGAAACCGAACTCGCGCTTTCTTACAACTTCTTAGATTCTTTGCCGCATTTTCAAACCATCATCAACGACACGCTAAAAGTCGATTCGCTTTACTACACCGTTTTTGTGAGAAACAGCTCATCGGAACTTCGTTCTGCCGAAATATTTAAATTCACGCTTCAATTGAAGAGCAACTAA
- the dnaB gene encoding replicative DNA helicase: MQGGEGFIGRSQGASGAYPLEKMLGPKRTFRSEIDFSQEGRIPPSAFEVEQEVLGCILLQGEAIEKVIEKFADDSDDIFYDSRHRIIYKAMLRLYTRRDPIDLITLGDELKRNEELERVGGNYYLASLSNKVVSAANVEYYAMIVKEKYLYRRLIALSSQVSKLAYEQSMDVFDLMEQTSQEVFKISQAGIKKNATHIKPLLKESAKVIELLRSRKESVTGIPSGFSDLDRLTAGFQKSDMIIIAARPSTGKTAFALSLTRHAAVEGKSAVLVFSLEMAEIQLATRMLCSEAFVESQLVRTGRISSSDMTSIVSRMDRLSQAEIYIDDTPSISIVELGAKARRMKQEKNIGMIIVDYLQLITAMKDGRTNREQEIAQISRSLKALAKELEIPVIALAQLNRSVEQRGGDRRPQLSDLRESGSIEQDADVVMFLSRPESHGIENFPDGTSTKDVIEVIIGKQRNGPIGDVRLKFLRQYGRFESMSAVYSDADFQLHEPEQATIEKAADQLEHQNQLPPPSGSLLNPEDAPF; this comes from the coding sequence ATGCAAGGTGGTGAGGGTTTTATAGGTCGCAGTCAAGGTGCAAGTGGCGCCTACCCGCTTGAAAAAATGCTTGGCCCAAAGCGCACCTTCCGCTCGGAAATTGATTTTTCTCAAGAAGGGCGAATTCCGCCTTCCGCTTTTGAGGTTGAGCAAGAAGTGCTCGGTTGCATTTTGCTGCAGGGGGAAGCAATCGAAAAAGTCATTGAAAAATTTGCAGATGATTCAGACGACATTTTTTACGACAGCCGGCATCGGATTATTTATAAAGCCATGCTTCGGCTCTATACGCGCCGTGATCCGATTGACTTGATTACGCTTGGCGATGAGCTCAAGCGCAACGAAGAGCTCGAGCGCGTTGGTGGGAATTATTATTTAGCCTCGCTTTCCAACAAAGTTGTCTCCGCCGCCAATGTGGAATATTACGCGATGATTGTAAAGGAAAAATATCTTTATCGTCGCTTAATTGCTCTTTCTTCGCAGGTTTCGAAATTGGCTTATGAGCAATCGATGGATGTTTTTGACTTGATGGAGCAGACTTCACAGGAAGTGTTTAAAATTTCACAAGCCGGCATTAAAAAAAACGCAACACATATTAAGCCCTTGCTCAAGGAATCCGCAAAAGTGATTGAATTGCTTCGCTCTCGCAAGGAATCGGTGACCGGCATTCCCTCCGGCTTTTCGGATTTAGATCGATTGACGGCGGGCTTTCAAAAGTCCGATATGATTATCATTGCCGCGCGGCCTTCCACTGGTAAAACGGCTTTTGCGCTTTCGCTTACTCGCCATGCAGCCGTTGAAGGCAAAAGCGCTGTATTGGTTTTTAGTTTGGAAATGGCTGAAATTCAGCTTGCCACGCGTATGCTTTGTTCAGAAGCTTTTGTGGAATCTCAGTTGGTGCGTACGGGAAGAATTTCTTCCAGCGATATGACGAGCATCGTTTCGCGCATGGACAGGCTCTCGCAGGCGGAAATTTACATTGATGACACGCCATCTATTTCAATTGTTGAGCTTGGGGCAAAAGCCCGCCGGATGAAGCAGGAAAAAAATATTGGAATGATCATTGTGGATTATCTGCAATTGATCACGGCGATGAAAGACGGGCGAACAAACCGCGAACAAGAAATCGCGCAGATTTCGCGTTCATTAAAAGCGTTGGCCAAAGAATTGGAAATTCCGGTCATTGCGCTTGCGCAGCTGAATCGTTCGGTGGAGCAGCGAGGCGGCGACCGGCGGCCTCAGCTTAGCGATCTTCGCGAATCCGGATCGATTGAGCAAGACGCCGACGTCGTGATGTTTCTTTCCCGACCAGAATCACATGGCATTGAAAACTTCCCGGATGGAACCTCTACAAAAGATGTCATTGAGGTCATTATCGGTAAGCAGCGTAACGGGCCAATTGGCGATGTGCGCTTGAAATTCCTCCGCCAATACGGTCGCTTCGAATCGATGAGCGCCGTTTATTCCGATGCCGATTTTCAATTGCATGAGCCTGAACAGGCCACGATTGAAAAAGCCGCCGATCAGCTTGAGCATCAGAATCAGTTACCGCCGCCGTCCGGTTCACTTCTCAATCCTGAAGATGCGCCGTTCTAA
- a CDS encoding uracil-DNA glycosylase, whose translation MQGDLFDNAEQSEPLSPEEALQKYKTLSALYDATKDCKKCQLGELRTKYVFGEGNERAKLVLIGEAPGADEDAQGRPFVGRSGQLLTKIMEAIHFSREEIYICNILKCRPPNNREPQADEVAACLPHLYRQLEIIKPKIILALGRVAANVLLENKQSMSAMRGKVIKWRNSDVFVTYHPAALLRNPNWKRLCWEDVQALKRHYDEKHA comes from the coding sequence ATGCAGGGGGATTTATTCGATAATGCCGAGCAATCGGAGCCGCTCTCGCCCGAAGAAGCGCTTCAGAAGTACAAGACGCTTTCGGCGCTTTATGATGCAACAAAAGATTGCAAAAAGTGCCAGTTGGGGGAGCTTCGCACGAAATATGTGTTCGGTGAAGGAAACGAGCGAGCCAAATTGGTACTGATCGGTGAGGCGCCAGGCGCCGATGAAGATGCTCAGGGTCGGCCATTTGTTGGGCGTTCCGGGCAGCTGCTCACAAAGATTATGGAAGCCATTCACTTTTCGCGTGAGGAAATCTACATTTGCAACATTTTGAAGTGCAGGCCGCCAAACAATCGCGAGCCTCAAGCCGATGAAGTGGCCGCCTGTTTGCCGCATTTATATCGGCAATTGGAAATAATCAAGCCGAAAATCATTCTTGCGCTCGGGCGCGTTGCCGCAAATGTATTGCTGGAAAATAAGCAGTCCATGTCGGCCATGCGCGGCAAAGTGATCAAGTGGCGCAACAGCGATGTATTCGTGACCTACCATCCGGCAGCATTGCTAAGAAATCCAAATTGGAAAAGACTTTGCTGGGAAGATGTTCAGGCGTTGAAACGGCATTATGACGAAAAGCATGCGTGA
- a CDS encoding translocation/assembly module TamB domain-containing protein, which translates to MVGFAALLKTGTVSLLVKNQIEELFSRELNGRLSIWKFDIDLPSGINAYQVHLYIGRERIPALTLDTLSLRLSYADFSEKGFQKILVPRIYLSGLTIRAAQNDSGQINFANLIKSLPPELDSKKPESGTSFFPELNLPHVEIRHAQLQWRRPNQTLTLRDFAWQSELKIGPNFVNGVLEELHFYVPEKDFQLSKGLGYFVFNESRSELFSFELATPNSAVFLTASLDNFNIFSPVSTDSLARARVYLEANASRIGKRDIEKFLPNHPLSKTNWSISAKAKGSAEKLSIENFQVRSDSSRVNLNGELRNWNSFPNMQANIKLENCALNLLEVQKLLGVSVLSRVASLQTVRFSGEYRGGLREAQAALQLNAAGININAAGNFSLDKDSLPRYAVTLGMNKLDLSKITGNRSWKSRLNIAGKLSGKGFSFETMQSHFQGRVDTSFVAGRNIRSLALDVQLNRKRFNGSLQLSAGEQKITLDGEADFSHKHPTYSAEGALYALDLSKILLDTNFSSHLNLAYEFKGDGMDLKNFSAQFAAKFDSSNIRDFTIAAGNSLSFYIDQDSTSSSVEFLSDVLDFHGQGNFDLSRLQLIGEREVAVIWREFQRNNIFRNEESLADSKMVKLPFSNSEVSEDSLNSLPNLSVEYDLQLKKIDRLATLLQLGDFEMVGSLYGKLESSSSCFYSKTELDVASARFNDTYAVLDLKASISYTDSLLNSSDPAFNRFSSEIQMSGKKLKLGGNIFFDTDFIAAYRNREQYINLRSTNANTEGLIDLNAKIKIDEEQHYNIGIQNLSFATEDYLWMLNQGAKIELSRQAVRFENVFLENAEQQVHIDGFLELSGSGKIAVSVQNVALADFRRFVFADPEKRFTGNLNLNLNIEGTLNDPVMALQLWCDELAFDKMNLGHIQLQGAYAAQLLNLKLTANRETERYDSLDLPALPYNHITAQAFLPIDLRFSVDSTRLRQDKELFATLRCDDVAPSVIEYLLPFFSHVQGKLPLTASVTGYFPNPKISIETNLTNLKATVTASQVPYVFNGKIQVSPSKVEWENLSIKDFYGGSGASSGVVFMDNFTVRDISISGSCQKLRLFDREDTGGEDPFGEITASTNNLLFYGTLNSPVLEGSLEIDATQYTMFKSGASSKAKLAEAGKFITYTAREDTSLEARLSRDEGLNKTLSLFQEDSKKIKQSTVEESFMDKLRISNFLVKNKRPITFSIIFDRYTGERLLAEISETNLTIQKRGQNYTARGSVNISSGKYDFATTSFDIRSGGKLTWNNVDVKNATMESLYADKDVRINDNESNEVDDVQLSLYIGGTLTNPQVEMGYWLNGSSQPYSAESEFGDETSNIDPNAQLNVLTMLFARQWYVKPGSSSAIGGNSALTSIGLSTGAGLISSQLSRLATGIPGLRSVNINIASDAAGTPTGVDLSIALTVPGTDGRLKLITSGSTAKSTVSSTEDAGYYTNEQRLEYQLTDNVSVEAYRSFGINRNTFSYGIGDQVLEVWGMSISYREEFRTWSELWQRIFNGEEESLPKEEGKVEQNPPNKKSDPVSAEVDKS; encoded by the coding sequence ATGGTTGGGTTTGCCGCGTTGCTAAAAACTGGCACGGTAAGCCTATTGGTGAAAAATCAAATAGAAGAGCTTTTTTCACGAGAGTTAAACGGGCGGCTTTCTATTTGGAAGTTTGATATCGACCTTCCAAGTGGAATAAACGCGTATCAAGTTCATCTTTATATCGGTCGAGAGCGCATTCCCGCGCTCACTTTGGATACGCTCTCGCTTCGCCTAAGCTATGCCGATTTTTCGGAAAAAGGGTTTCAAAAAATTTTAGTTCCTCGCATTTATTTAAGCGGACTAACCATTCGCGCTGCGCAAAACGACTCCGGGCAAATCAATTTTGCAAACTTAATCAAATCGTTGCCACCTGAACTTGATTCGAAAAAGCCGGAGAGCGGCACAAGCTTTTTTCCTGAGCTGAACTTGCCACATGTTGAAATTCGCCATGCACAACTTCAATGGCGTCGGCCAAACCAGACACTAACCCTGCGCGATTTTGCTTGGCAATCGGAATTGAAAATCGGCCCCAATTTTGTCAACGGCGTGCTCGAAGAGTTGCATTTTTATGTGCCGGAAAAAGATTTTCAACTCTCAAAAGGCTTGGGCTATTTTGTTTTCAATGAAAGTCGTTCTGAGCTTTTTTCATTTGAACTGGCCACGCCGAACTCGGCTGTTTTTCTAACTGCGTCGCTGGATAATTTCAATATTTTTTCCCCTGTTTCAACTGATTCCTTAGCGCGCGCGCGCGTATATCTTGAAGCCAACGCCTCGCGAATAGGCAAGCGCGATATCGAAAAGTTTTTGCCCAATCATCCATTAAGCAAAACGAATTGGTCGATTTCGGCTAAAGCGAAAGGTTCAGCCGAAAAGCTCAGCATTGAAAATTTCCAAGTGCGAAGCGATAGCAGCCGAGTGAATCTGAATGGCGAGCTACGCAACTGGAACAGCTTCCCCAACATGCAAGCAAACATCAAGCTGGAAAATTGCGCCCTGAATCTTCTTGAAGTGCAAAAGCTTTTGGGTGTTTCGGTGTTAAGCCGTGTGGCTTCGTTGCAAACCGTCCGTTTTTCAGGCGAATATCGTGGCGGGCTGCGCGAGGCGCAAGCGGCGCTTCAGCTAAATGCCGCCGGCATCAATATAAACGCAGCCGGAAACTTTTCCCTGGATAAGGATTCCTTGCCGCGCTATGCGGTGACGCTTGGCATGAACAAACTCGATTTGAGCAAAATTACGGGAAATCGAAGCTGGAAAAGTCGCCTAAACATAGCGGGAAAACTCAGCGGAAAAGGATTTTCATTTGAGACGATGCAAAGCCATTTTCAAGGTCGGGTGGATACATCGTTTGTTGCCGGGCGAAACATTCGTTCGTTGGCGCTTGATGTGCAGCTCAATCGAAAGCGCTTCAACGGAAGTTTGCAACTAAGTGCGGGCGAGCAAAAAATCACATTGGATGGAGAAGCGGATTTTAGCCACAAGCATCCAACCTACAGTGCGGAAGGCGCGCTGTACGCCCTCGACCTATCAAAAATTTTGCTGGACACCAATTTTTCCAGCCATTTGAATTTGGCGTATGAGTTCAAAGGCGATGGAATGGATTTGAAAAACTTTAGCGCCCAATTTGCCGCAAAGTTTGATTCTTCAAACATTCGTGATTTTACAATTGCGGCAGGAAATAGCCTATCGTTTTATATCGATCAAGATAGCACAAGCTCAAGTGTGGAGTTTCTGAGCGATGTGCTGGATTTTCACGGGCAAGGCAATTTTGACCTATCGCGCCTACAACTGATCGGCGAGCGAGAAGTGGCGGTGATTTGGCGGGAATTTCAGCGCAACAACATTTTTAGGAATGAAGAGTCGTTGGCCGATTCAAAAATGGTCAAGCTCCCGTTTTCGAATTCAGAAGTTTCTGAAGATAGTTTGAATTCGTTGCCAAACTTAAGTGTGGAGTACGACCTTCAGTTGAAAAAAATCGATCGTTTGGCCACGCTTTTGCAGTTAGGCGATTTTGAAATGGTGGGCTCGCTTTATGGGAAATTAGAAAGTTCCTCGAGCTGCTTCTACTCGAAAACGGAACTGGATGTGGCTTCGGCTCGCTTTAACGATACCTATGCGGTGCTGGATTTGAAAGCCTCGATATCTTACACCGACTCGCTCTTGAACTCCAGTGATCCAGCGTTCAACCGATTTTCTTCGGAAATTCAGATGAGCGGCAAAAAGCTCAAGCTTGGCGGAAATATTTTTTTTGACACGGATTTCATCGCTGCCTATCGCAACCGCGAACAATATATAAACTTGCGTAGCACAAACGCCAACACCGAAGGCTTAATAGACTTGAACGCCAAAATAAAAATTGATGAAGAGCAGCACTACAATATTGGCATTCAAAACCTGAGCTTTGCAACGGAGGATTATCTTTGGATGCTCAATCAGGGTGCAAAGATCGAGCTGAGCCGCCAGGCTGTTCGCTTTGAGAATGTGTTTTTAGAAAATGCGGAGCAGCAGGTACATATCGATGGTTTTTTGGAATTGTCAGGTTCTGGAAAAATTGCGGTATCGGTTCAGAATGTGGCGCTCGCTGATTTTCGCCGATTTGTTTTTGCCGATCCCGAAAAGCGCTTCACGGGAAATCTCAACTTGAATTTGAATATTGAAGGCACGCTAAACGACCCGGTGATGGCGCTTCAGCTTTGGTGCGATGAACTTGCTTTCGATAAAATGAACTTGGGGCATATTCAGCTGCAAGGGGCGTATGCCGCGCAGCTGTTGAACCTGAAGCTCACGGCCAATCGCGAAACCGAACGATACGATTCGCTGGATTTGCCGGCATTGCCTTACAATCACATTACCGCTCAGGCCTTTTTGCCAATCGATCTGAGATTTTCCGTTGATAGCACGCGGCTTCGCCAGGATAAAGAGCTTTTTGCAACGCTACGCTGCGACGATGTCGCTCCGTCGGTCATCGAGTATTTGCTGCCGTTTTTTAGTCATGTGCAAGGAAAATTGCCTCTTACGGCAAGCGTGACCGGTTATTTTCCCAATCCAAAAATTTCCATAGAAACAAACCTGACAAACTTAAAAGCAACGGTGACCGCCTCACAAGTTCCCTATGTGTTTAACGGTAAAATTCAAGTTTCGCCCAGCAAAGTTGAGTGGGAAAATCTCTCCATAAAAGATTTTTATGGTGGCTCGGGCGCTAGTTCTGGTGTGGTTTTTATGGATAATTTCACCGTTAGGGATATCAGCATTAGCGGAAGCTGCCAAAAACTTCGCCTGTTTGATCGCGAAGACACCGGCGGGGAAGACCCGTTTGGTGAAATTACGGCCAGCACCAATAATTTGCTTTTTTACGGAACGCTCAATTCGCCGGTTTTAGAAGGCAGCCTGGAAATTGATGCAACGCAATATACCATGTTTAAAAGTGGCGCGAGCAGCAAAGCGAAACTGGCCGAGGCTGGAAAATTCATCACTTACACGGCACGTGAGGATACTTCGCTCGAAGCCCGACTGAGTCGAGACGAGGGGTTGAACAAGACTTTGAGTTTATTTCAAGAAGATTCTAAAAAGATCAAGCAGTCGACGGTTGAAGAATCGTTTATGGATAAGCTGCGCATCAGCAATTTTCTTGTGAAGAATAAGCGACCCATTACCTTCTCCATCATTTTTGATAGGTACACCGGTGAGCGGCTTTTAGCTGAGATTAGCGAGACAAACCTAACTATTCAAAAACGAGGCCAAAACTACACGGCGCGGGGTTCGGTAAATATTTCTTCAGGAAAATATGATTTTGCGACCACCAGTTTTGATATTCGTTCCGGGGGAAAACTCACCTGGAACAATGTGGATGTGAAAAATGCCACAATGGAAAGTTTGTATGCCGATAAGGACGTGCGCATCAACGATAATGAATCGAACGAGGTGGACGATGTGCAGCTTTCGCTTTACATTGGCGGCACGCTCACTAATCCGCAAGTTGAGATGGGCTATTGGCTAAACGGTTCTTCTCAGCCGTATTCCGCCGAAAGCGAATTTGGTGATGAAACAAGCAACATCGACCCGAATGCTCAACTCAATGTCCTCACAATGCTATTTGCAAGGCAGTGGTATGTTAAGCCGGGCAGCTCATCAGCAATAGGCGGCAATAGTGCCCTAACAAGCATTGGCCTTTCAACTGGTGCGGGTTTGATTTCTTCGCAGCTTTCCCGACTGGCGACAGGCATTCCCGGGCTTCGCTCAGTGAATATTAACATCGCCAGTGATGCGGCAGGCACGCCAACCGGCGTGGATTTGTCCATTGCCCTAACCGTTCCTGGCACCGACGGTCGCTTGAAGCTCATCACATCTGGTTCGACTGCAAAATCAACGGTGTCATCTACGGAAGACGCCGGCTATTATACCAATGAGCAGCGGCTCGAATATCAACTAACGGACAATGTTTCGGTTGAAGCCTATCGGTCGTTTGGGATAAATCGGAATACGTTTAGTTATGGCATTGGCGATCAGGTGTTGGAAGTTTGGGGAATGAGCATTTCCTATCGAGAAGAATTTAGAACATGGAGCGAACTTTGGCAGCGAATTTTCAATGGCGAGGAGGAAAGTTTGCCAAAAGAAGAGGGAAAAGTCGAGCAAAATCCTCCGAACAAAAAGTCAGATCCAGTAAGCGCTGAGGTTGACAAAAGCTAA